The Actinomycetota bacterium genome contains a region encoding:
- a CDS encoding DUF503 domain-containing protein, whose translation MVVGLLRLELYLPGTNSLKEKRQIVKSVIGKVESRYNVSISEVDHHELWQRVTIAVAHVARKGEQTKKVLDSVDRYVEGLDKAVITEREILLFSPET comes from the coding sequence ATGGTCGTCGGTCTGCTCAGATTAGAGCTTTATCTGCCCGGGACGAACTCGCTTAAGGAAAAGCGCCAAATCGTCAAGAGCGTCATCGGCAAAGTCGAGAGCCGGTACAACGTGTCGATCTCCGAGGTCGACCATCACGAACTATGGCAAAGGGTCACCATCGCCGTAGCGCACGTAGCCCGGAAAGGCGAACAGACAAAGAAGGTTCTGGACAGCGTCGACCGCTACGTCGAAGGCCTGGATAAAGCAGTCATTACCGAGCGGGAGATTCTGCTGTTCTCTCCCGAGACATGA
- a CDS encoding YlxR family protein — protein MCIGCRQVKPKKDLIRIVRTPERDIIVDPSGKANGRGAYLCPSRECLTAATKSGRLAKALDTDIAKETLERIINDVQALLGDKGTK, from the coding sequence ATGTGTATCGGATGTCGACAGGTTAAACCTAAAAAAGATTTGATACGCATAGTGAGAACACCCGAGCGCGATATAATAGTCGACCCGTCGGGAAAAGCTAACGGGCGGGGCGCATATCTTTGCCCGAGCCGGGAATGCCTTACGGCGGCGACAAAGAGCGGCAGGCTTGCCAAGGCGCTCGATACGGATATCGCGAAAGAGACGTTGGAGCGCATAATTAATGATGTTCAAGCCCTTCTAGGGGACAAGGGCACGAAATAG
- the nusA gene encoding transcription termination/antitermination protein NusA, with product MNGELIEALKQLEREKQIAPDTVLEALKTSLASAYNRNFGAEQEIRVDIHPETGRISVFSQEWVEKEGAEPELIEEEITPDNFGRIAAQTAKQVILQRIREAERENMYREYIDREGDIVTGIVEQSDQRYTLVNLGRVEALLPPTEQVPTERYDHGTRIKTYIVEVRRTTKEPQIIVSRTHPSLLRRLFELEVPEIYEGYVDIKSVAREPGYRSKIAVASRDASIDPVGACVGPKGSRVRMVVSELRGEKIDVVEWNEDPAQFVANALSPARVKTVKVNEADHTAEVIVPDNQLSLAIGKEGQNARLAAKLTGWRIDIKSESQAKDSGEAEGILAYGAGEEVAESPSGAETAADADALCRAIKSSGEGCTNKARPGSAYCGVHKKLEEAEG from the coding sequence GTGAACGGTGAGTTGATTGAAGCCCTCAAACAACTTGAACGCGAAAAACAGATAGCTCCGGATACGGTTCTGGAAGCGCTTAAGACGTCTCTTGCGTCCGCATACAATCGCAACTTCGGCGCGGAACAAGAGATAAGGGTCGACATCCACCCCGAAACCGGGCGGATTAGCGTTTTTTCGCAGGAGTGGGTCGAGAAGGAGGGCGCCGAGCCCGAGCTTATCGAAGAGGAGATAACGCCGGATAATTTTGGCAGAATCGCCGCGCAAACCGCTAAGCAGGTTATTCTGCAAAGAATTCGCGAGGCGGAACGTGAAAACATGTACCGGGAGTACATCGACCGCGAAGGCGACATCGTTACCGGTATCGTCGAGCAGAGCGACCAGCGCTATACCTTGGTCAACCTGGGAAGAGTCGAAGCGTTATTGCCTCCGACAGAACAGGTTCCGACCGAGCGCTATGACCACGGCACGCGCATAAAGACCTATATCGTCGAAGTAAGGCGGACGACAAAAGAGCCGCAGATAATAGTATCGCGCACCCATCCGAGCCTCTTGAGACGTCTTTTCGAACTCGAGGTACCGGAGATTTACGAGGGCTATGTCGACATAAAGTCGGTCGCTCGCGAGCCCGGCTATCGTTCTAAGATTGCCGTCGCGTCGAGGGACGCGAGCATCGACCCGGTGGGGGCGTGCGTCGGGCCTAAGGGCTCGCGAGTTCGCATGGTCGTAAGCGAGCTGCGCGGTGAGAAAATAGATGTCGTAGAGTGGAACGAAGACCCCGCGCAATTTGTGGCGAACGCACTCAGCCCGGCGAGGGTAAAGACCGTCAAGGTAAATGAAGCGGACCATACCGCCGAGGTCATAGTCCCGGACAACCAGTTGTCGCTGGCTATCGGTAAAGAAGGTCAAAACGCGCGTCTTGCCGCGAAATTGACGGGATGGCGCATCGATATTAAGAGCGAATCTCAAGCAAAGGACTCTGGCGAGGCTGAAGGGATACTGGCGTACGGTGCCGGTGAAGAGGTTGCGGAGTCACCGTCCGGAGCCGAAACGGCGGCGGATGCGGATGCGCTCTGCCGGGCCATAAAGTCCTCTGGTGAGGGCTGTACAAACAAGGCACGCCCAGGCAGCGCCTATTGCGGTGTCCATAAAAAGCTCGAGGAAGCCGAGGGGTAA
- the truB gene encoding tRNA pseudouridine(55) synthase TruB, translating to MEGVVVIDKPSGPTSHDIIDILRRKSGIKRIGHTGTLDPMATGVMVVLIGRATRVSRFLELEPKTYIAEAAFGITTDTQDITGETLSESAGMPDGATIKRLLPEFTGDILQVPPMVSAVKIGGKKLYKLARAGREVERPARNVHIFRFELLESLEAEGRLKAVFEVECSGGTYVRTLIHDLGERAGGGAALSALRRTRVGRFGLEHALTVDALHDDSNAISEHLLSIDDALNHLAEATIKADAVSFVKNGRLLDKDVLIAYPEDAAPQSYLRIKTTDGEFLGLGRVRVGEGFSVAPEVVLAQ from the coding sequence ATGGAAGGCGTTGTAGTAATCGACAAACCATCCGGCCCGACCTCCCACGATATAATCGACATCCTGCGGCGCAAGTCCGGCATAAAAAGGATTGGACACACCGGCACGCTCGACCCAATGGCGACCGGAGTCATGGTCGTCCTCATCGGCAGGGCCACCCGGGTCAGCCGTTTCCTGGAGCTGGAGCCGAAGACGTATATCGCGGAGGCCGCGTTTGGAATCACCACCGATACGCAGGACATCACCGGAGAAACTTTAAGCGAATCCGCCGGGATGCCGGACGGAGCGACTATAAAACGGCTGTTGCCGGAGTTTACCGGTGACATACTTCAGGTTCCCCCCATGGTCTCGGCGGTAAAAATCGGGGGGAAGAAGCTGTATAAATTGGCCCGGGCGGGTCGCGAAGTCGAGCGTCCCGCGAGAAACGTTCACATCTTCCGCTTCGAGCTTCTCGAGTCATTAGAAGCGGAAGGACGTCTCAAGGCCGTCTTCGAGGTGGAGTGCTCGGGGGGTACGTATGTGCGAACGCTCATCCACGACCTGGGCGAGCGGGCGGGAGGCGGGGCCGCGTTAAGCGCTCTAAGGAGAACACGGGTCGGCCGGTTCGGTCTTGAGCATGCCCTGACGGTAGACGCTTTGCACGACGACTCGAACGCTATCTCGGAGCACCTGCTAAGCATCGACGACGCGCTAAATCACCTGGCAGAGGCGACAATCAAGGCGGATGCCGTCTCCTTCGTCAAGAACGGCCGCCTGCTCGATAAAGACGTCCTGATAGCGTATCCCGAAGACGCCGCCCCGCAATCGTACCTTCGGATAAAGACGACCGATGGGGAGTTTTTGGGGCTTGGCCGAGTGCGCGTGGGTGAAGGCTTCTCAGTCGCCCCCGAGGTGGTCTTGGCCCAATAA
- a CDS encoding bifunctional riboflavin kinase/FAD synthetase, producing MEIIKGIDGIEHIGGPTVVTIGVFDGVHLGHQTIIRKAVELAASIGGKSVVVTFDPHPLAIVKPGSEPALLTSTELKAEYISELGADFLLVIPFSGEIADMEAKDFVDDVLLGKLHALYVVIGEDFSFGRHRQGTVDFLRSYGAPKGLDIIAVEHVRESDTIISSTEVRKRLKEGDIEGVRALTGRYPKFRGRVARGFGRGGSIIGFPTANIETFHNELTPRPGVYAGYALTDGERYPCVIDIGSSPTFGDLRKAEMHVHILGFNKDIYGNTLEVEIEARLRDEMTFSGVEELKANIRKDIERAKGLLANRP from the coding sequence ATGGAAATAATAAAAGGAATCGACGGCATCGAACATATCGGCGGCCCGACCGTCGTCACCATCGGCGTCTTCGACGGCGTCCACCTAGGACACCAGACGATTATTCGAAAAGCCGTCGAACTCGCCGCCTCGATAGGCGGAAAGAGCGTCGTCGTCACCTTCGACCCGCATCCGCTCGCCATCGTCAAGCCGGGAAGCGAGCCGGCCCTGTTGACCTCTACCGAGCTTAAGGCGGAGTATATCTCGGAACTCGGCGCCGACTTTCTTCTGGTAATACCTTTCTCAGGCGAAATCGCCGACATGGAAGCCAAGGATTTTGTCGATGACGTCCTTCTCGGTAAGCTGCACGCGCTATATGTGGTAATAGGGGAGGATTTCTCGTTCGGCAGGCACCGTCAAGGCACCGTCGATTTTCTGCGTTCCTACGGTGCTCCGAAGGGGCTCGACATAATCGCTGTCGAGCATGTGCGAGAGAGCGATACTATCATCAGCAGCACCGAGGTGAGAAAACGCCTTAAAGAAGGCGACATCGAGGGCGTGCGAGCGCTTACGGGGCGATACCCCAAATTCCGGGGCCGGGTTGCCCGAGGCTTCGGGCGCGGCGGCTCGATAATCGGATTCCCCACCGCCAACATCGAGACCTTCCATAACGAGTTGACCCCAAGACCGGGGGTATATGCGGGATATGCGCTCACCGACGGCGAGCGCTACCCCTGTGTCATAGATATCGGGTCGTCGCCGACCTTTGGAGACCTGCGCAAAGCGGAGATGCATGTCCATATTTTAGGTTTCAATAAAGACATTTACGGTAATACTCTAGAGGTCGAGATAGAAGCCCGCCTCCGCGACGAGATGACCTTCTCCGGCGTTGAAGAA
- a CDS encoding ribosome maturation factor RimP, whose product MRRDAKIDQVEELIMPVLRGGDLELVDIELRREAVGMVLRILLDGTAGAVGIDDLATASKDIGRLLDETGLIERKFTLEVSSPGIERPLTKPEHFIRFVGSKVSVKTEQAIDKRKNFTGRLIEAGDSDFVVETDGAKFEIAYDNVATARLRVDIEF is encoded by the coding sequence ATGAGGCGAGACGCGAAAATCGACCAGGTCGAAGAGTTGATTATGCCCGTTTTGCGCGGCGGCGACCTAGAGCTGGTCGATATCGAGTTAAGGCGCGAAGCCGTCGGCATGGTACTTAGAATCTTACTCGACGGCACAGCGGGCGCGGTAGGTATCGACGACCTCGCGACGGCGAGCAAGGATATCGGCAGGCTACTCGACGAGACGGGTTTGATAGAGCGGAAATTTACGCTGGAAGTCTCTTCTCCCGGTATCGAGCGGCCGCTTACCAAGCCCGAGCACTTTATACGGTTTGTAGGATCGAAGGTGTCGGTCAAGACTGAACAGGCGATAGATAAGAGGAAAAACTTTACGGGTCGCCTCATCGAAGCCGGTGATTCGGATTTTGTAGTCGAGACAGACGGGGCGAAATTCGAGATCGCCTATGACAACGTGGCCACAGCGCGCCTCCGGGTAGATATAGAGTTTTAA
- a CDS encoding bifunctional oligoribonuclease/PAP phosphatase NrnA, protein MDKKVLADAAEALENASSIIITTHIQPDGDALGSILAIGRHLRQAGKRVCVTWGEEIRIPAHYRWMPGVEEIVEYGACIEADLLLTLDCANEQRLGFIAEKLPLFKTVVNIDHHIDNSAFGTLNVLDFEASASCEIVYDLLMAKGAAIDEVVATLLYTGIVTDTGRFQYSNTTAKTHDTVSELIRLGVRPNEIFQYIYENMPFASLKWLGAILERAVFIDDSGLVFSYVCDEDLKATGASLGDTESFIDYLRTAREAEVAAILKEVPEGKLKVSLRSKGVVDVGSIAREGGGGGHRNAAGLTTDKPLDEAVAWISARISAQARS, encoded by the coding sequence ATGGATAAAAAAGTATTGGCGGACGCCGCCGAAGCGCTCGAAAACGCTTCCTCGATTATAATCACAACGCATATTCAGCCCGACGGCGATGCTCTTGGAAGCATCTTGGCGATCGGCCGCCACCTGCGGCAAGCCGGTAAGAGGGTCTGTGTAACGTGGGGCGAGGAGATACGCATACCCGCGCACTACCGGTGGATGCCGGGTGTCGAGGAGATAGTCGAGTACGGCGCGTGCATCGAAGCCGACCTGCTTCTCACGCTCGACTGCGCAAACGAACAACGGCTCGGTTTTATTGCGGAGAAACTGCCGCTCTTCAAAACCGTGGTCAACATCGACCACCACATCGATAATTCGGCGTTCGGAACACTCAATGTCCTAGATTTCGAGGCGTCCGCGAGTTGTGAGATAGTCTACGACCTCCTCATGGCGAAGGGAGCCGCTATCGACGAGGTAGTCGCGACACTCCTATATACCGGCATAGTCACCGACACCGGCCGCTTTCAGTACTCCAACACGACCGCAAAAACCCACGACACCGTTTCGGAACTCATCCGCTTGGGGGTCAGACCTAATGAGATATTCCAATACATCTATGAGAATATGCCGTTCGCTTCACTCAAATGGCTCGGGGCTATTCTCGAGCGCGCCGTATTTATCGACGACTCCGGCCTAGTCTTTTCATATGTTTGCGATGAAGACCTGAAGGCGACCGGAGCCTCCCTCGGCGACACCGAGAGCTTTATCGATTACCTGAGGACGGCAAGAGAGGCGGAGGTCGCGGCCATTCTGAAAGAGGTTCCCGAGGGCAAGCTCAAGGTTAGCCTGCGCTCAAAGGGCGTGGTGGATGTAGGCTCGATCGCGAGAGAAGGAGGCGGTGGCGGCCACCGCAACGCCGCGGGTCTGACCACGGACAAGCCTCTCGACGAGGCCGTCGCCTGGATATCCGCGCGCATTTCGGCACAGGCCCGGTCGTAG
- the infB gene encoding translation initiation factor IF-2 — protein MRVYELAKQMGVSSTELMNRLQKLGVEVKNHFAAIEPSVVKELQAARSAGSSPQIEVKKNKPAGDKKPAATKQAAAAKPAKAQPASKPVAASDKAVKPAGGAAKAPAKPAPGPAERTPAKPAPKAGPKTGPKPVSRPQARQPEAKPAPVVAKPAPTQKPQPRAEVKVEAPAKEAQAAAPQAEKAKILEIPQAATVKEFAALVGKEPTAIIKTLLKLGELVTINQSLSADVIEILADDLGYEPKIISPEELEEEEEFEEDLENLVPRPPVVTVMGHVDHGKTSLLDAIRKTDVMSGEAGGITQHIGAYQVVLDGRKITFIDTPGHEAFTAMRARGAQVTDIAVLVVAADDGVMPQTVEAINHAKAANVPIVVAVNKIDKENADPTRVRQELTEYALIPEEWGGDTIFVDVSAKQKLNIQDLLEMVLLVADIKELKANPNTRARGTCIEAKLERGRGPVATVLIYRGTLRVGDAVVAGAVYGKVRAMSDDKGKTVLKATPAQPVEVVGLSALPQAGEELKVVGDEKEARHIAEERALKRRLIAQEERSRVTLEDLFARIQEGEIKDLNLVIKADTQGSVEAIKDALYKLNTEEVQIKIIHTGVGGISETDIMLAAASNAIVIGFNVRPDVNAQAMAAKETVDIRVYRIIYKVVEDITQALSGLLAPEIKEVDTGRVEVRATFKVPKLGVIAGCYVQQGEVDRNQRIRLVREGQIIYDGSIVSLRRFKDDVKVVKEGFECGIGLANFQDIKEGDILESYKLVERQRRLGE, from the coding sequence ATGAGAGTTTATGAGCTGGCTAAACAAATGGGCGTATCGAGCACTGAACTCATGAACAGACTTCAAAAACTAGGTGTCGAGGTAAAGAATCACTTTGCCGCCATCGAACCCTCGGTGGTAAAGGAGCTTCAGGCTGCCCGGAGTGCCGGTTCGTCACCACAAATTGAAGTCAAGAAAAATAAACCGGCGGGAGACAAAAAGCCCGCTGCGACTAAGCAGGCGGCCGCGGCTAAACCCGCCAAAGCACAACCGGCGTCGAAGCCGGTAGCGGCGAGCGATAAGGCGGTCAAACCCGCCGGCGGCGCCGCCAAGGCTCCGGCAAAACCCGCGCCAGGGCCCGCTGAGAGAACACCCGCGAAACCGGCTCCTAAGGCCGGCCCGAAAACGGGTCCTAAGCCGGTATCGCGTCCGCAGGCGCGGCAGCCGGAAGCAAAACCCGCTCCGGTGGTCGCGAAGCCCGCGCCAACGCAAAAGCCGCAGCCGCGGGCTGAAGTAAAAGTCGAGGCTCCCGCAAAAGAGGCGCAGGCAGCGGCTCCTCAGGCCGAAAAAGCTAAAATTTTGGAGATACCGCAAGCCGCGACCGTCAAGGAATTCGCGGCGCTCGTCGGCAAAGAGCCGACCGCTATTATAAAGACCTTACTGAAGCTGGGAGAGCTGGTCACGATAAACCAGTCTCTAAGCGCTGACGTTATCGAAATACTCGCGGACGACCTCGGCTACGAACCCAAAATAATCAGCCCCGAAGAGCTGGAAGAAGAGGAAGAATTCGAAGAGGATTTGGAGAATCTCGTTCCAAGGCCGCCGGTCGTGACGGTTATGGGCCATGTCGACCACGGGAAGACGTCGCTGCTGGACGCAATCCGCAAAACCGATGTCATGTCGGGCGAAGCGGGGGGCATCACGCAGCATATAGGAGCGTACCAGGTAGTCCTGGACGGGAGAAAGATCACCTTCATAGACACGCCCGGCCATGAGGCGTTTACGGCTATGCGCGCGCGCGGCGCGCAGGTAACCGATATCGCCGTGCTCGTGGTCGCAGCCGACGACGGCGTTATGCCTCAGACCGTCGAGGCTATCAACCACGCGAAAGCGGCGAATGTTCCCATAGTCGTCGCGGTCAATAAAATCGACAAGGAGAACGCGGACCCCACACGAGTACGCCAAGAGCTTACCGAATATGCCCTCATCCCCGAAGAGTGGGGCGGGGACACTATATTCGTCGACGTATCGGCAAAACAAAAACTCAACATCCAGGACCTGCTGGAGATGGTTCTGCTCGTCGCTGATATAAAAGAACTAAAAGCCAACCCGAACACCAGGGCGCGGGGGACGTGTATCGAGGCGAAACTCGAGCGCGGCCGCGGCCCGGTAGCGACGGTCTTGATTTACCGGGGCACGCTCCGGGTGGGAGATGCGGTGGTCGCCGGCGCCGTTTACGGTAAAGTGCGCGCGATGAGCGACGATAAAGGCAAAACGGTTTTGAAGGCTACGCCCGCGCAACCGGTGGAGGTAGTCGGGTTATCGGCGTTGCCCCAAGCCGGCGAGGAACTTAAAGTAGTCGGCGACGAGAAAGAAGCGCGCCATATAGCGGAAGAGCGGGCCCTTAAACGCCGCTTGATCGCGCAGGAAGAACGGAGCAGGGTGACGCTCGAAGACCTCTTCGCGAGAATCCAAGAGGGCGAGATAAAAGACCTGAACCTGGTTATCAAAGCGGACACGCAAGGCTCGGTCGAGGCCATAAAAGACGCGCTCTACAAGCTCAATACCGAAGAGGTTCAGATAAAAATCATCCATACCGGCGTCGGCGGAATCTCCGAGACCGATATCATGCTCGCGGCCGCGTCGAATGCGATAGTCATCGGCTTCAATGTTCGACCCGACGTAAACGCGCAGGCCATGGCGGCGAAAGAGACTGTGGATATCCGCGTATACCGGATTATCTACAAGGTCGTCGAAGATATTACGCAAGCGCTCAGCGGCCTTCTGGCGCCCGAGATAAAAGAGGTGGATACCGGCCGCGTCGAAGTCCGAGCCACCTTTAAGGTACCAAAACTAGGCGTTATCGCGGGCTGCTACGTCCAACAGGGCGAAGTCGATAGAAACCAACGGATTCGCCTGGTCCGCGAGGGTCAAATAATATATGACGGAAGCATCGTCTCGCTCCGTCGCTTTAAAGACGATGTCAAAGTCGTTAAGGAGGGTTTCGAGTGCGGTATCGGGCTCGCAAACTTCCAGGACATCAAAGAAGGCGACATCTTGGAGAGCTATAAGCTTGTTGAAAGGCAACGCCGGTTGGGTGAATAG
- the rbfA gene encoding 30S ribosome-binding factor RbfA → MASGRIRRVGELIKEEISDIIQKEMKDPRIGFVTITGVDVTGDLKHADVYITVLGSEKEQRSTLQGLTSSSGFLRTLLAKRIKIKYLPELEFHFDPSIEKGLRIEKLIRNLHKDEDTNG, encoded by the coding sequence ATGGCATCAGGCCGCATTCGTCGCGTGGGCGAGCTGATAAAGGAAGAAATAAGCGACATCATTCAGAAAGAGATGAAAGACCCGCGAATCGGGTTCGTAACGATTACCGGTGTCGATGTCACGGGCGACCTCAAACATGCCGACGTCTACATCACGGTTCTTGGGAGCGAGAAAGAACAGCGGAGCACCCTGCAGGGTCTGACCAGCTCAAGCGGGTTCTTGCGAACGCTCCTCGCTAAGCGCATCAAGATTAAGTATCTGCCGGAACTCGAGTTTCACTTCGACCCGTCGATTGAAAAGGGTTTAAGGATAGAGAAGCTGATAAGAAATCTCCATAAAGACGAGGATACTAATGGATAA